Within Longimicrobium sp., the genomic segment ACGGGCGTGTCGCAGGCCTGGACCTACGGCTGATTCCCCCTCGGCGCCACCTCCCGCATCCAGCCCTCCAGGCGGGTGGTGAGGCGCTCGCGCTCGAAGTGCTCGAGGAAGTAGGCGCGGCCGCGCGTGCCCATGGCGGCGCGCTCGTCGGGGGAGAGGGCGCGGAGGGCGAGGACGGCGTCGGCGAGGGCGCGGGGGTCCTCGGCGGGGCAGGAGAAGCCGGCGCGGGCGTCGTTCACCACGCGCGCGCCCTCGCCGTCCATGGCGGCGATCAGGGGGCGGGCGCTGGCCAGGTACGACGGCACCTTGGCCGGCAGCGTGTAGGCGTAGACCGGCGCGCGCTTCAGCGACGCCAGCAGCACGTCGGCGTGCGCAAAGAAGTGCGGCATGCGCTCCGCCGGGTGGCGCCCCAGCAGGTGGACGACCGAACCCAGCCCCCGCTCGCGCACCACCCGCTCCACCCACTCCCGCATCCGCCCGTCCCCCACCACGATCCAGTGGTCGTCGCCCCGGTCGCGGAGCAGCTCCGCGGCGGCGAGGATCGTGGAAAAGTCCTGCGAGGCGCCGATGTTGCCGGCCACCATCACGCGAAAGCCCGCCGGAAGCGGCGGAACGCCGTCCGTCTCCTCCACGGCAAGCGGGCGGTAGAACGGCTCGGCGGACTGGGGGAAGTAGCGCACGCGCGCGTCGCCGTCCGCCAGCTCGGAGACGGGGCGCAGGAAGCCCTTCGACGACACGAGGATGCGGTCGCTGCCGCGGTAGATGCGCCGCGCCAGCCGCCGCACCGCGCCCAGCACGGACTCGGACGAGACCGCGCCGGTGCCCTGAAGCACCTCCGGCCACAGGTCGAGGACCCAGAAGAGCAGGGCCGCGCCGGTGAGCCGCTTCAGCACGAGCGCGGGAATGCCGACGGTGATCGGCGACACCTCGTACACCAGGATCACGTCGTACTGGCGGCGCGCGACGAGCGGGGCGAGCAGGCTGGCCGTGAGCGCGAACGAGGCGTAGTTGAGCGCCAGCCGCACCCCGCCCGCGCGCCCGCGCGGGAGCAGCGGCACGCGGCGCACGGGGATGCCGTGGAAATCTTCCTGGCGCGGACCGAACGGAGAGTATCCCGCGTACGCCCGGCCTTCGGGGTAGTTGGGGATGCCGGTGAGGACCTCGACGTGGTGCCCGCGCTCCTTCAGCGCCAGCGCCAGGTCGTTGATGCGGAAGTCCTCCGGCCAGAAGTACTGCGAGAGGACCAGGATGCGCAGCGGGCGCTCGCCGGCCGTCATGCGCGCGGGTGGAGGCCGCGGTACCACCGTGCGGTGTCCGCCATCCCCTCGGCCATCGTGTAGCGCGGCGCCCACCCCAGCCCGCGGAGCGCGCCGGCGTCCACGCACAGCGAGCCGGTCAGCCGCTCGAGCGCGCCGGTGGTGAACGGCACCGGTACCGCGCGCGAAACCACGTCGCCCGCGCGCGCCGCCAGCCGGGCGATCGCGTGCGGGCAGGGGACGATGCGCGCGGAGACGCCCAGCGCCGCGGCGATGCGGCGCACCAGCTCCGGCGTGGAGACGTCGTCGTCGTCGCTCACGAAGAGCGTGGCGCGGCGCGCGGCGGGGGCGGTGAGCACCGTCTCGATGGCGGCGACTACGTTGCCGGCGTACCCCAGGCTGCGACGGTTGTGGATGCCGCCCACCGGCATAGGCACGCGCCGGTCGACGGTGCGGAAGAGGCGCAGCATGTTGGCCCGCACGCCCGCGCCGTACAGCAGCGGGAGCCGCAGGATGGGCGCGTGGATGCCGGCCGCGTCCTGCCGCACCACCTGCTCCGCCTCCAGCTTGCTGACGCCGTACGCGTCCGCGGGGCGCGGGATGACGTCGCCGGTCCAGCACTCCGCGCTTCCCTCCCCCACCGCCTTCACCGAGCTGGCGTAGACGAAGCGCGTGGCCCCCGCATCCAGCGCCTCGCGCAGCAGGACGCGCGTTCCCTCGACGTTGACGCGGCGGAAGCGCTCCAGCGGGTCGCGGGCGGAGTCGCGCAGCACGTGCGTGCGCGCGGCCAGGTGCACGACCGCATCGACGCCCGCGCACGCCGCACGCAGCGCGGCGCGGTCGGATAGGTCCGCCGCGCGCACCTGCCGGACGGGCGCGGGGAGGCTCGCGTGCTCGGCGCGGACCAGCGCGCGCACGCCCACGCCGAGCTTCAGGAGCCCGTCCACCACGTACGCGCCCAGGAAGCCGGTGGCGCCGGTGACCAGCACGTCGCCCGGGAGCGGGAGCCGCTCAGGCATCGTGCCACACGGTGCGGCGCACGTAGCGCGTATAGCTCAGGATGATGCGCACCACCTTGAGCGACACGGTCTCGGTGTCGTAGTCGGGCACCAGCGCGGGGCGGCGCTCGGCGTGCTGCTCCGTGACGACGCGGATGGCGTTCAGCACCTCGCCGGGCACAAGGCCGCACATCACCAGCACGCCCTCGTCCATCCCCTCCGGCCGCTCGTGCGCCTCGCGGATGGTGACGGCGGGAAAGCCCAGCACGGAGGCCTCCTCCGTCACCGTGCCGCTGTCCGAGACGACGCAGAACGCGCCCCGCTGAAGGCGCACGTAGTCGAAGAAGCCGAGTGGCTTCAGCATCCGCACGCGCCGATCCAGGGGCACGCCCGCGGCGTCGATGCGGGCTCGGGTGCGCGGGTGCGCGGAGAAGATGACGGGCCGGCCCAGCCCCTCCGCCATCGCGTTCAGCGTCGCCACCAGGTTGGCCAGGTTGCGCTCGGAATCGACGTTTTCCTCGCGGTGCGCGCTGGCCACCGTGTAGCCGCCCTCGACGAGATCCAGGCGTTCCAGCACGTCCGACGCGGAGATCTGGGCGGCGTAGTGCGAGAGCACCTCCTTCATCGGCGAGCCCGTCTTGATGACCGTCTCCGGCGCGAGGCCTTCGCGCAGCAGGTAGCGGCGCGCGTGCTCCGTGTAGGTGAGGTTGATGTCGCTCAGGTGGTCCACCACGCGGCGGTTGATCTCCTCCGGCACGCGGTCGTCGAATCCACGGTTCCCCGCCTCCATGTGGAAGACGGGCACCCTGCGCCGCTTGGCCGGATAGGCGGCGAGCGCGGAGTTGGTGTCGCCCAGCAGGAGGAGCGCATCCGGCTTCACCTGCGCCATCAGCGCGTCCGCTCGCGCGATGACGTTGCCCACCGTCTCCCCGGGGGTCGCGCCGGCCGCCTCCAGGAAGTGGTCCGGCTGCCGCACGCCCAGCTCGCGGAAGAAGATGCCGCTCAGCTCCCAGTCGTAGTTCTGGCCGGTGTGCACCAGCACGTGGTCCGTGAACCGGTCCAGCTCGTGGATCACGCGGCACAGCTTGATGATCTCCGGCCGCGTGCCCACGATGGTCATCACGCGCATCCTGTGCTCGCCGCCGGCGGACGCGCTCACCGGAAGATCTCGCCGGTCTCGGGGGCGGTGCCGCGGGTGAGGCGGTGCCGCAGCAGCAGGGCGCGCACCTCCGCCAGCGGCAGCGGCGCGGCGCCGGAGGTGTACTCGCCGGCGAAGGGAAGCGCGCGCGTGCCGACCTCGTCCACGCGCAGCTCGGGGAGGATGGGGAGGATCACCAGGTCGTCGCCGCGGAAGACGGTGTGCGCCACCTCCTCCTCGCTCACCAGGATCTCCTGGATCTTTTCGCCCGGCCGGATGCCGGTGTCGGTCATGGGGTACGTCTCCGCCTCGGCCACGGCCAGCGCGATGTCCGTGATCCGGGCGGACGCGAGGAGGGGGACGTACGTCTCGCCCGCGTTGGCGTGGCGGAGGGCGCGAAAGATCAGGTCCACCGACTCGTCCAGCGTCATCAGGAAGCGCGTCATGCGCCGGTCCGTGATGGGCAGGGGCTTGCCGCGGCGCACCAGGTCGATGAAGAAGGGGATGACGGAGCCGCGCGAGGCCATCACGTTGCCGTAGCGCACGTTCACGAAGCGGCAGCCGGGGGTGTCCAGGTTGGCCTGCACCAGGATGCGCTCCTGGATCGCCTTGGTCATCCCCATCATGTTCACCGGCTTGCACGCCTTGTCGGTGGAGATCCCCACCACGTGCTTCCCCCCGCCGCGGCTCTCGAAGACGGCGCGCGCCAGGTTGATGGCGCCGATGACGTTGGTGTCCACCGCCGCGGCGCCGTGGTACTCGCAGGTGGGCACCTGCTTGAGCGCGGCGGCGTGGAAGATCACGTCCGAGCGCTCCACGTAGCGCCGCATGTCCGCGTAGCTGCGCACGTCGCCGATGGCGAAGCGCGCGCGGTTGGCGCTCTCGTTGTAGATGACGTCGTCGGTGGCCGTGGCCTGGTGCATCAGCTCCAGGCGCATGGCGTGCTGCTTGGCCTCGTCGCGCGACACGACGGTGACCGAGGCGGGCGAGCCCATCTCGTCGGCCAGGATGCGGTGGAAGAGGCGCTGGCCCAGCGACCCCGTGCCGCCCAGGATCAGGACCTCAGCGCCGTCGAGCGCAGCGTTCATCGTGTGTATCGCTGGATTCGCGGCATCCGCGCGGAAAAAGACGAACGTAGCGGATCGCCCATACCCCTGCAACGTTGCGCCGCCGGGCGTGTGGGCCTAGCGGCGCTGAAATCCGATCGCGGCGGGATCGATGTCCGTCCGCGGCTGGACGTCGGGCCGCGGGGCACGCGCGACGGCGCCGTCCGGGATGTCTTCCTGCACGGACACGTCCATCCCCACCAGCGCGCGCTCGCCGACGCGGCCGCCGTCACGGATGCTGGCGTTGAGCCCGACCCACGCCTCCGCCCCGATCACGGACCGCCCCCCCATCATCACGCCGGCCGTCACGCTCGCCCCGCGCCCGACACGGCAGTTGTGGGCCACGATGTTGAGCTCGCCCACCTTGGCGTGGTCCTCCACCGTGGTCGGGACGATGACGCCGGCATGCACGACGGTCAGCGCGCTGATCTCCACGTGCGACCCGATCTTGACCCCGCCCAGGTGAGGGATATGCTCCTTGTTCCCCTCCTCGTTCCGCACGTAGCCGTACCCGTCGTGGCCGATCACCGTGTTCGCGCCGATGACCGTCTCGTCGCCGATCTCGACCCGCGGAAAGAGCCGCACTCCGGACCGGATGATGGTGCCCTTCCCGATCCTGACGTCGGGGCCGATCACGCAGAAGGGCTCGATCAGGGCACCTTCCCCGATCTCGACGTTGCCCTCGGTCACGGCGAGCGGAGAGACCATGGCCTCCGGGGAGATGTTGCGCTCCGCGACCAGCGGCGGCTGGCGTCCCTCGACGCGGATGAGCCCCAGCACGCGCCCGATCGCCGCGCGCGGATCGTGGCATTCGACCACGACGCAGTCGCCCCAGTCGCCGGAGCGCGCCGAGCCCACCCGCGCGATCACGATGCAGCCGCGCCGCTCCGCGAATCTCTCGCGGAGCGGGGCCTTCACTTCCGTGTTGACGAAGTACAGGCAATCGTCATAGCTCTCGTCCAGCGTTCCGACCGCCCGGACCTCCCGGTCGCCGCCGTCCGGCAGCCGGAGCAGACGGCGGATTTCGCTTTCCGTGATGCGCGCGTGGATCACTCTCGAGCTCCTTCGGTCAGACGGGGGCGAACGAATCATTTCACGGAAGTTGCAACCGTGCGGGCGTCCTTATGATCCACACGAGAGCGAGGAGGATCTCCTGGGTACCACGTTCCGTGCGCGGGGACGGCGGCGGTGACGCTGAAGATGACAGGCTGCCGGCGGGCGAATCCATCCCGCGTTCCCGGCCCGGTCCAGTGCTGAGCGCATGGCTGCGTCCCTACGGACCGGCGGACCCGCACGCCGCGCCCATGCCGGTGGTGGTGGGCGCGCCGCGCTCGGGAACCACACTGCTGCGGCTGATGCTGGACTCGCATCCGGATCTCGCCATTCCTCCCGAGACCGGGTTCCTGAGCATCGCCCGCAAGTTCCGCGGCTCGGGCGACGGGTTGCGGGAGCGCTTCTTCCGCGAGATCACGGCCTTTCCCCCGCAAGCGCCCAACTGGGCAGACTTCGGGATCCCGGCGGACGACTTCCGCGACGCGCTGCAACGCATCGAGCCGTTCACGGCATCGGCGGGGTTCCGCGCCTTTTACCGTCTCTACGCCGCCCGCCACGGCAAGCCCCGCTGGGGCGACAAGACGCCGATCTACTGCCTGGAGATCGACCTGATCCGGCGCGTGCTTCCCGAAGCGCGCTTCGTCCACCTCATCCGCGACGGGCGCGACGTGGCGCTGTCGCTGCGGGAGCAGTGGTTCGCGCCGGGGCGCGACATGGCGACGCTGGCCCGCTACTGGGCCCGGTGCGTGGCCGGGGCGCGCAAATCCGGCCTGGGACGCCCCGACTACCTGGAGGTGTGCTACGAAGAGCTGGTGCGCGACCCAGGGCCGGTGCTGGCCCGCGTCTGCCGCTTCCTGGAGCTGGAGTGGGACCCCGCCATGCTCTCGCACCACACGCGAGCCCGGGCGCGCTTGGCCGAGCAGAACGGGGCCATCGCGCCGGACGGCACCCCGCTCATCACGCGCGAACAGCGGCTCCGGCAGCAGGAGAGCAGCCTTCGCGCTCCGGACCCCGCGCGCATCGGCGGGTGGCGGACGGCGATGCTCCCCGAGGAGCGCGCCGAATTCGAGCGCGTGGGCGGGAAGCTCCTGCGCGAGCTGGGCTACCTGGACGCGGAGGGGTGAGCGCGCGTGCGCCCGCTCAAACCCCTTCGTTCAGCCGCCGCGTGTAGTAGCCGGTCAGCGCGTTGACGAACGCGTCGAAGCGCTCGGTGACCCCGCGCACCTGCTGCGCCTCGAACTCGCGGATCATGGCGACGTAATCGTCCTGCGGATGCAGCCACGAGTGCGGGTGCGCGAGAAGGCAGAGGTTCCCCCCCTCCTCCATCGCCGTGTCGAAGGTGTGCCGCCTCCACATCATCGCGCTGTCGCTCACGTAGGTGAGGCCGTGGGCGCGGATGACTTCGCTAACGTCCACGCACGGATGGTGGCCGGGTGGGAGCGCGACCGACACGAAGCCGGCGTTCACCGGATCGTGCTGGGAGAAAGAGTGCACCCTGGCATCCACGATGGCCTCCAGCACCCGCATCCGGAAGGCCACCTCCTCGCCGATGTCGTCGCACACGGCCGAGCTCACGGCGAAGTGCAGGCCGATCTCGTGCCCCAGCGAGTGAATCCGGCGTAGCTGGCGCACGACGTCGGTGTGGAGCGGGTCGTAGAACTGCCCGTCCACCAGCACGAAGTAGGTGGACGCGACCCCGGCGGCGTGCTCCAGCTCCGCCATCTCCAGCGAATGGACCGGCGCGAAGTCGATGTCGTGGCGCAGCGCGATGTAGCGCTCGGGCAGCGCCGGGCCGCCGGGGGCGAAGTCCTGGAAGCGCACGAACGAGTAGCCGCGCGCCTTCGCCTTTTGCAGGAAGCTCTCGTACAGCTCGCGCGACAGCCGGCTGAGCGTGAACTGCCGGGGAGTCGTCATCAACCGGTCCGCCATTTCCCCCTCCGTGTTCGCCGGGCCTCGTCTCGGAAAAACAACAGCCTCACACAGAGAACACGGAGGGAACTACAAGCCACAGAGGAAGCCTTGATCCGTTCTCTCTGTGTCTCTGTGTCTCTGTGTGAGCCATGCAGTTGCGGTTCTCTCTGCGTCTCCGTAAACCGGGGTGGCGAATGGTATCATACCATTTCTCACGAATCCGTGTGCATCGGAGGAAAGGTCTCACGCAAAGGGGCGAAGGCGCAAAGAAAGGGCTTCCGTGTCTTTCCTTAGCGTCTTCGCGCCTTCGCGTGACATCTTGATCCTTTGTGTTTGCACAGAACTTCTGTCGAGACGGTATCATTCCGCGACCGCGCCTCCGCCCGGAAGCCGGAGCCGCGCCGTGCCCCTGAGCAGCACGAAAGCCCCGCCCGCCGCCACCAGCGCGCCGCCGGCATGGGCCAGGAGCACCGCGGCGGCCACCCCCCGCAGCCCATCCCAGCGCAGGAGCGGGTAGAGCGCGATGGCCAGCAGGCTGAAGCGCACGCCCTGCACCGGCACCGACAGCCGGGGACGGGAGAGGGCATTGAAGAGCTGGTCGGTGATCTGCATCACCGCGCGAAAGACCATCGCCAGCGCCAGCAGCTGGAGCGCGGGCACCATCCGCGTCCATTCCGGCCCCAGCATCCACCGTACCCCAGCCTCGCCCACGAGCAGGGCGAGCACCGCGAACACGCCCACCGCCGCGCACACTCCGCCCACCGCCGCCAGGTACCGCCGCGTGAGCGCCCTCGGGGTTCCGCGCAGCAGCCCCAGCATCGGCAGGGCGACGCGCCCCGCGGCGCGCGTGAGGGTGACGGACGGGATCTCCGCCACGCGGAACGCCACCTGGTAGAGGCCCAGCGCGGTGGGGCCCAGGAAGCGCCCAACCAGCACGTTGTCCAGGTTGAGGCTCAGGAACGTCAGGATGCGTGTACGGTTGAGCGCTCCGCCATAGTGGAGCAGCCGCCGCATCCCGCGCCCGCGAAGCCGCAGGCGCGGCCGGTGCCGGACCATGGCGTACGACAGGGCGGTGCCCACCCCCTGCATGGCGAGCGCGGAAGCGACCAGCGCCCACGCGTCGCGGCGGATCACCGCCACCCCGATCCCCACCGCCACACCCGCCACCGCTTCGGGCACCCCCCACCAGAACAGCCGCCGGAACTCCGCCCGCCGCACCAGCAGGGCGGCGGCGGGATTCGCCAGCCCGCGCAGCAGCGGGAGCAGGGCGAGCACGCGGATGAGCGGAGTGGCGCCGGGCGTGGAAAGGAACTGCGCCGCAAAGGGAGCCGCGGCCAGCGCCACGGCGCTCAGCGCGGCGCCGCGCAGCAGCTCCAGCGTAAAGGCCAGGTCGAGGTCGTCCTCCACCCTTCCCCGGCGGGTGACGAGCGCCACCTCGGTCCCGACGCTGGTGAGCGCCTCCAGCGTGGTCAGCACCAGGAGCGCGACGCCGGCGGTGCCCATCTGCGCGGCGCCGATCAGGCGCGCCACCAGCACCATGCGCACGGCGCCCAGCCCCAGCGCGAGAACCAGCGAGGCCAGGGCCCAGGCGCCTCCCCGCATCCAGCCTGAGGCGGGCACCCCCGGGCTCTCCGCGCTCAGCCGAGCGGCTCCATCCGCAGGAGCCGGGCGAGCCAGTGGCCCTCCCCGGAGCGCGAGCCCAGCGCGCGGATCGAGCGGCCGACCACGGGGGTGCGCAGGAGCCGCATGAAGACGCGGCGCATCACGTCGCGCTCGCCCATCAGCGGCGACAGGCGCTGCAGGTAGGCCGC encodes:
- a CDS encoding glycosyltransferase family 4 protein, producing the protein MTAGERPLRILVLSQYFWPEDFRINDLALALKERGHHVEVLTGIPNYPEGRAYAGYSPFGPRQEDFHGIPVRRVPLLPRGRAGGVRLALNYASFALTASLLAPLVARRQYDVILVYEVSPITVGIPALVLKRLTGAALLFWVLDLWPEVLQGTGAVSSESVLGAVRRLARRIYRGSDRILVSSKGFLRPVSELADGDARVRYFPQSAEPFYRPLAVEETDGVPPLPAGFRVMVAGNIGASQDFSTILAAAELLRDRGDDHWIVVGDGRMREWVERVVRERGLGSVVHLLGRHPAERMPHFFAHADVLLASLKRAPVYAYTLPAKVPSYLASARPLIAAMDGEGARVVNDARAGFSCPAEDPRALADAVLALRALSPDERAAMGTRGRAYFLEHFERERLTTRLEGWMREVAPRGNQP
- a CDS encoding NAD-dependent epimerase/dehydratase family protein, coding for MPERLPLPGDVLVTGATGFLGAYVVDGLLKLGVGVRALVRAEHASLPAPVRQVRAADLSDRAALRAACAGVDAVVHLAARTHVLRDSARDPLERFRRVNVEGTRVLLREALDAGATRFVYASSVKAVGEGSAECWTGDVIPRPADAYGVSKLEAEQVVRQDAAGIHAPILRLPLLYGAGVRANMLRLFRTVDRRVPMPVGGIHNRRSLGYAGNVVAAIETVLTAPAARRATLFVSDDDDVSTPELVRRIAAALGVSARIVPCPHAIARLAARAGDVVSRAVPVPFTTGALERLTGSLCVDAGALRGLGWAPRYTMAEGMADTARWYRGLHPRA
- the wecB gene encoding UDP-N-acetylglucosamine 2-epimerase (non-hydrolyzing); the encoded protein is MSASAGGEHRMRVMTIVGTRPEIIKLCRVIHELDRFTDHVLVHTGQNYDWELSGIFFRELGVRQPDHFLEAAGATPGETVGNVIARADALMAQVKPDALLLLGDTNSALAAYPAKRRRVPVFHMEAGNRGFDDRVPEEINRRVVDHLSDINLTYTEHARRYLLREGLAPETVIKTGSPMKEVLSHYAAQISASDVLERLDLVEGGYTVASAHREENVDSERNLANLVATLNAMAEGLGRPVIFSAHPRTRARIDAAGVPLDRRVRMLKPLGFFDYVRLQRGAFCVVSDSGTVTEEASVLGFPAVTIREAHERPEGMDEGVLVMCGLVPGEVLNAIRVVTEQHAERRPALVPDYDTETVSLKVVRIILSYTRYVRRTVWHDA
- a CDS encoding polysaccharide biosynthesis protein; amino-acid sequence: MNAALDGAEVLILGGTGSLGQRLFHRILADEMGSPASVTVVSRDEAKQHAMRLELMHQATATDDVIYNESANRARFAIGDVRSYADMRRYVERSDVIFHAAALKQVPTCEYHGAAAVDTNVIGAINLARAVFESRGGGKHVVGISTDKACKPVNMMGMTKAIQERILVQANLDTPGCRFVNVRYGNVMASRGSVIPFFIDLVRRGKPLPITDRRMTRFLMTLDESVDLIFRALRHANAGETYVPLLASARITDIALAVAEAETYPMTDTGIRPGEKIQEILVSEEEVAHTVFRGDDLVILPILPELRVDEVGTRALPFAGEYTSGAAPLPLAEVRALLLRHRLTRGTAPETGEIFR
- a CDS encoding sulfotransferase, with translation MLSAWLRPYGPADPHAAPMPVVVGAPRSGTTLLRLMLDSHPDLAIPPETGFLSIARKFRGSGDGLRERFFREITAFPPQAPNWADFGIPADDFRDALQRIEPFTASAGFRAFYRLYAARHGKPRWGDKTPIYCLEIDLIRRVLPEARFVHLIRDGRDVALSLREQWFAPGRDMATLARYWARCVAGARKSGLGRPDYLEVCYEELVRDPGPVLARVCRFLELEWDPAMLSHHTRARARLAEQNGAIAPDGTPLITREQRLRQQESSLRAPDPARIGGWRTAMLPEERAEFERVGGKLLRELGYLDAEG
- a CDS encoding oligosaccharide flippase family protein — encoded protein: MPASGWMRGGAWALASLVLALGLGAVRMVLVARLIGAAQMGTAGVALLVLTTLEALTSVGTEVALVTRRGRVEDDLDLAFTLELLRGAALSAVALAAAPFAAQFLSTPGATPLIRVLALLPLLRGLANPAAALLVRRAEFRRLFWWGVPEAVAGVAVGIGVAVIRRDAWALVASALAMQGVGTALSYAMVRHRPRLRLRGRGMRRLLHYGGALNRTRILTFLSLNLDNVLVGRFLGPTALGLYQVAFRVAEIPSVTLTRAAGRVALPMLGLLRGTPRALTRRYLAAVGGVCAAVGVFAVLALLVGEAGVRWMLGPEWTRMVPALQLLALAMVFRAVMQITDQLFNALSRPRLSVPVQGVRFSLLAIALYPLLRWDGLRGVAAAVLLAHAGGALVAAGGAFVLLRGTARLRLPGGGAVAE